One window of Chamaesiphon minutus PCC 6605 genomic DNA carries:
- the rpsQ gene encoding 30S ribosomal protein S17, producing MAVKERVGIVVSTKMQKTAVVSVENRSAHGKYGKVVVRTKKYKVHDEENQCKDGDRVRITETRPLSRTKRWTLAEILSTKA from the coding sequence GTCAAAGAAAGAGTTGGCATCGTTGTCAGCACCAAAATGCAAAAAACCGCAGTGGTATCGGTCGAAAACCGTTCCGCTCATGGCAAGTACGGAAAAGTAGTCGTCAGAACTAAAAAATACAAAGTTCATGACGAAGAAAACCAGTGTAAAGACGGAGACAGAGTGCGGATTACCGAAACCCGTCCCTTAAGCCGCACAAAACGCTGGACACTAGCGGAAATCCTCAGTACCAAAGCCTAA
- the rplN gene encoding 50S ribosomal protein L14, which yields MIQQESYLTVADNSGARKIMCIRVLGAGNRTYGGVGDTIIAVVKDATPNMAVKKSEVVRAVIVRTKHTMRRESGMSIRFDDNAAVLVNAEGNPRGTRVFGPVARELRDKSFTKIVSLAPEVL from the coding sequence ATGATCCAACAAGAAAGTTATTTAACCGTTGCGGATAATAGCGGTGCCCGTAAAATTATGTGCATTCGCGTCCTAGGCGCGGGTAATCGTACCTACGGCGGTGTCGGCGACACAATTATCGCCGTCGTTAAAGATGCCACTCCTAACATGGCAGTCAAAAAATCTGAAGTAGTTCGCGCCGTGATCGTGCGTACCAAACATACCATGCGCCGTGAAAGCGGTATGAGTATCCGGTTTGACGATAATGCTGCCGTCTTAGTTAACGCTGAAGGCAATCCCAGAGGCACTCGCGTTTTCGGCCCTGTCGCTCGCGAACTCCGCGACAAGAGCTTCACCAAAATCGTTTCCCTGGCTCCAGAGGTACTCTAA